From a region of the Triticum aestivum cultivar Chinese Spring chromosome 7D, IWGSC CS RefSeq v2.1, whole genome shotgun sequence genome:
- the LOC123166538 gene encoding peroxidase 45, whose translation MAKLGWLASLAAAVVVVVTLRSPLAAAQLRPGYYASICPNLETIVRNSVRQSMAQSQISAGATLRLFFHDCAVRGCDASIMIVNSNGDDEWRSPDDQSLKPQGFQTVLDAKAAVDKDPQCRYKVSCADILALAARESVVQSGGPNYQVELGRYDGKVSTKSSVVLPHVDFNLDKLNAFFSGLGLSQTDMIALSGGHTMGAADCSFFQSRIGTDPTMDSGFAAQLRGTCTSSQSSAFLDPTPLGFDNSYYKNLQGGRGLLGSDQVLYTDPRSRGTVNYYASNQGTFFYDFTVAMTKLGRVGVKTAADGEIRRDCRYTN comes from the exons ATGGCGAAGCTTGGATGGTtagcctccctcgccgccgccgtcgtcgtggtGGTGACGCTCCGCTCGCCGTTGGCCGCCGCGCAGCTGAGGCCGGGGTACTACGCCAGCATCTGCCCCAACCTGGAGACCATTGTCCGGAACTCCGTCAGGCAGTCCATGGCCCAATCCCAAATCTCCGCGGGCGCCACGCTCAGGCTCTTCTTCCATGACTGCGCCGTCAGG GGCTGTGATGCGTCGATCATGATCGTCAACTCGAACGGCGACGACGAGTGGCGGAGCCCGGACGACCAGTCGCTGAAGCCACAGGGCTTCCAGACGGTCCTGGACGCCAAGGCCGCCGTCGACAAGGACCCGCAGTGCCGCTACAAGGTGTCCTGCGCCGACATACTCGCCCTCGCCGCACGAGAGTCCGTCGTCCAGAGCGGAGGGCCGAACTACCAGGTGGAGCTGGGCAGGTACGACGGGAAGGTCTCGACGAAGAGCAGCGTGGTGCTGCCGCACGTCGACTTCAACCTCGACAAGCTCAACGCCTTCTTCTCAGGCCTGGGCCTCTCCCAGACCGACATGATCGCACTCTCAG GTGGCCACACCATGGGCGCGGCGGACTGCAGCTTCTTCCAGTCCAGGATCGGCACCGACCCGACCATGGACTCGGGCTTCGCCGCGCAGCTCCGGGGCACCTGCACCAGCAGCCAGAGCTCCGCGTTCCTCGACCCGACGCCGCTGGGATTCGACAACTCCTACTACAAGAACCTGCAGGGCGGCAGGGGCCTCCTGGGCTCCGACCAGGTGCTGTACACGGACCCGAGGTCACGGGGCACCGTGAACTACTACGCGTCCAACCAGGGCACCTTCTTCTACGACTTCACCGTCGccatgaccaagctcggcaggGTCGGGGTCAAGACCGCGGCCGACGGCGAGATACGCCGCGACTGCCGGTACACGAATTAG